Proteins encoded by one window of Deltaproteobacteria bacterium:
- a CDS encoding chemotaxis response regulator CheY yields MSFDTSMKVLVVDDFATMRRIVKGVLKQLGFSDIVEAEDGNIALEELKKEKFGLIVSDWNMPNMTGLDLLKAVRGDANLKDIPFIMVTAEGQKENVVEAVKSGVSNYIVKPFTPETFSEKLQKVFGG; encoded by the coding sequence ATGTCTTTTGACACATCAATGAAGGTTTTGGTCGTGGATGATTTTGCGACCATGAGGCGCATCGTTAAAGGGGTTCTCAAGCAGCTCGGCTTCAGTGATATAGTAGAAGCCGAGGACGGCAACATCGCCCTTGAGGAACTGAAGAAGGAAAAGTTCGGATTGATTGTCTCTGACTGGAATATGCCCAACATGACCGGACTGGACCTCCTGAAGGCCGTCAGGGGGGACGCCAACTTGAAAGACATACCCTTCATCATGGTTACAGCGGAAGGACAAAAGGAAAACGTGGTTGAGGCCGTAAAGTCGGGGGTCAGCAATTACATTGTAAAACCCTTCACCCCCGAGACTTTCAGCGAAAAGCTCCAGAAGGTCTTCGGAGGGTAA
- a CDS encoding chemotaxis protein CheD, whose translation MTRKSEILASANYFLKPGYILVANQPTVISTVLGSCVAVCLYDRKRKVGGMNHFQLPSISRSEGATARYGNVATLALIGMMIEDGSKVKNLEAQIFGGAFNREVSDKDVGRENIRVARRILARKGIRLVSEDVGGEKGRKIVYDTSTNEVAVMRVDKLRRGDWHPYKDDR comes from the coding sequence ATGACGAGGAAGTCGGAAATATTGGCTTCTGCCAACTATTTCTTGAAACCGGGATACATCCTTGTCGCCAACCAGCCGACCGTCATATCCACGGTCCTCGGCTCCTGCGTGGCGGTTTGTCTATACGACAGGAAACGAAAGGTTGGTGGGATGAACCATTTCCAGCTTCCATCCATATCACGTTCCGAAGGGGCGACGGCCCGATACGGTAATGTAGCCACTCTGGCCCTCATCGGAATGATGATCGAGGATGGGTCCAAGGTCAAGAACCTGGAAGCCCAGATTTTCGGAGGGGCTTTTAACCGGGAGGTATCCGATAAGGACGTTGGAAGAGAAAATATTCGGGTTGCGCGGAGGATCCTGGCCCGGAAAGGCATCAGGCTTGTCTCAGAGGACGTGGGCGGTGAGAAAGGGAGGAAGATCGTCTACGATACGAGTACGAACGAAGTCGCCGTGATGAGGGTCGACAAGCTTCGCCGGGGAGATTGGCATCCTTACAAGGATGATCGCTAG
- a CDS encoding chemotaxis protein CheA gives MSELIGKIGSEIEKIALEVVTLENGDIPAMGDVMNRLCFLEEKAGEIKEGAFNNLVSALKGYLEKLILSELDDMGPFEEGIEKLQSIHRAMVNEEPFRGDIHPLLKKLGFNSKPNDKGEEVQEEATPEIAEGEEKEPQTESTDAKEESAAESFEESSQETQELSEEDRQILQDFVVESLENLGTIEVSLIDLEQDPTDAETINAIFRPFHTIKGVSGFLNLDKINKLAHSAENLLDKARNGEIRVEGMVIDLILESVDMLKKMIEGVQDALETGGPLDAGIDIGPLVKRINDAHSGEGDKPLGEILVNKGAVAKEDVEEGLSKQKEEPDKKIGGILVEEKKTGSKEVISALREQKRYNRRHIDLQVKVDTKKLDNLVDLTGELVISQAMLRQNEWVRNANDQKLFHTLNQLNQITSSLQRTAMSLRMIPIKSTFQKMVRLVRDLAKNSGKEVGLEMSGEETEIDRNVVDELYEPMVHMIRNAVDHGIEMPDEREKAGKDRKGTIFLKAYHRGGNIIIEIKDNGRGLDKARILEKARSSNLITDEDQLTESEIYNLIFRPGFSTAQKVTDISGRGVGMDVVKRAIEKLRGRVEINSIPGEGSTFVISLPLTLAIIEGMVVRVGKERYIIPALAILESFRPQKDQYSTVEGKGELILSRGRLIPLIRLDRVFGVQGDSVHPWDGLVVAVESDGEQRCLLLDELLGKEEVVIKSLGESLKHTKGIAGGAIMGDGRVGLILDISGLFEIAQMN, from the coding sequence ATGTCTGAATTGATCGGAAAAATAGGCAGCGAAATAGAGAAGATCGCCCTTGAGGTGGTCACCCTGGAAAATGGAGACATCCCGGCCATGGGAGACGTCATGAACCGGCTCTGCTTCCTGGAGGAAAAGGCCGGGGAGATCAAGGAAGGCGCTTTCAATAACCTGGTTTCCGCCCTCAAGGGTTATCTTGAGAAGTTGATCCTTTCGGAACTCGATGACATGGGGCCGTTTGAAGAGGGGATCGAAAAGCTTCAATCCATTCATCGGGCCATGGTCAACGAGGAACCCTTCAGGGGAGATATTCATCCTTTACTGAAAAAGTTGGGTTTCAATTCGAAACCGAACGATAAGGGAGAAGAGGTGCAAGAGGAAGCGACACCGGAAATCGCCGAAGGAGAGGAAAAGGAGCCGCAGACGGAATCTACAGATGCAAAAGAAGAATCGGCGGCGGAATCCTTCGAGGAATCTTCCCAGGAGACCCAGGAACTGAGCGAAGAGGACCGGCAGATCCTCCAGGATTTTGTCGTTGAATCCCTTGAAAACCTTGGGACGATCGAGGTGAGCCTCATTGACCTTGAGCAGGATCCCACGGATGCGGAGACCATCAACGCCATATTCAGGCCCTTTCATACCATTAAAGGTGTTTCAGGCTTTCTGAACCTGGACAAGATCAACAAGCTCGCCCATAGTGCGGAGAATCTCCTGGACAAGGCCAGGAACGGAGAAATCCGGGTGGAAGGCATGGTTATCGACCTGATCCTGGAATCCGTGGACATGCTGAAAAAGATGATCGAAGGAGTCCAGGATGCCCTGGAGACCGGCGGCCCACTGGATGCCGGTATCGACATCGGACCCCTTGTAAAACGCATCAACGATGCTCACTCAGGTGAGGGGGACAAGCCCCTGGGTGAGATCCTCGTAAACAAGGGGGCCGTTGCAAAGGAAGATGTCGAAGAAGGCCTGTCAAAGCAAAAAGAGGAACCCGACAAGAAGATCGGTGGAATCCTCGTAGAAGAGAAAAAGACGGGTTCAAAAGAAGTCATATCCGCCCTGCGGGAGCAGAAAAGATATAATCGCCGCCACATAGATCTCCAGGTAAAGGTCGATACCAAGAAGCTGGACAACCTCGTGGACCTGACCGGAGAACTGGTCATCAGCCAGGCCATGCTCAGGCAGAACGAATGGGTCCGGAATGCCAACGATCAAAAACTTTTTCATACCCTGAACCAGTTGAACCAGATTACATCGAGCCTCCAGAGGACGGCCATGTCCCTCCGGATGATTCCTATTAAAAGCACTTTTCAAAAAATGGTGCGTCTGGTCAGGGATCTTGCCAAGAACTCAGGAAAAGAAGTAGGCCTGGAGATGTCCGGTGAGGAAACCGAGATCGATCGGAACGTGGTGGATGAGTTGTACGAACCCATGGTCCACATGATCCGCAATGCCGTGGACCACGGGATTGAAATGCCGGATGAGAGGGAAAAGGCCGGAAAGGATCGAAAGGGGACTATTTTCCTCAAGGCCTATCACAGGGGAGGAAATATCATCATCGAAATCAAGGACAACGGCCGCGGACTTGACAAAGCCCGGATCCTTGAAAAAGCCAGATCCAGCAACCTGATAACCGATGAGGACCAGCTCACGGAATCGGAAATCTATAATCTTATTTTTCGACCCGGATTTTCAACGGCCCAGAAGGTGACTGATATATCCGGGAGAGGCGTTGGTATGGATGTGGTCAAGCGGGCCATCGAAAAACTCCGGGGCCGGGTGGAAATCAATTCCATCCCCGGCGAGGGATCCACCTTCGTGATCAGCCTTCCCTTGACCCTGGCAATTATTGAAGGGATGGTGGTGAGGGTCGGAAAGGAGCGTTACATCATCCCGGCGCTCGCCATCCTGGAATCCTTCCGGCCTCAAAAAGATCAGTACTCGACCGTGGAAGGAAAGGGTGAGCTTATCCTTTCCAGGGGAAGACTCATCCCGTTGATCAGGCTGGATCGGGTTTTCGGGGTACAGGGAGATTCCGTCCATCCGTGGGACGGGCTGGTTGTCGCTGTGGAAAGCGATGGAGAGCAGAGATGTCTCCTCCTTGACGAATTGCTTGGAAAGGAAGAGGTCGTCATTAAGAGCCTTGGCGAAAGCCTTAAGCATACCAAGGGAATCGCCGGGGGAGCCATCATGGGTGATGGCAGGGTCGGCCTCATCTTGGACATTTCAGGTCTTTTCGAGATTGCCCAAATGAACTGA
- a CDS encoding chemotaxis protein CheD codes for MNLVVGVSDMKVSSDLDSILVTYSLGSCIGISIYDPVARVGGLLHFMLPDSKLDPEKARKNPNMFADTGIPNLFKSAYKLGAAKQRMKVIVVGGAQVLDQKGFFNIGKRNYMAVRKMFWKNNVMIDYENVGGNVNRTLKLAVKDGKAWLKVSGEGVFEI; via the coding sequence GTGAACTTAGTCGTCGGCGTTTCTGACATGAAGGTGAGCAGTGATCTCGATTCCATCCTGGTCACTTACTCACTTGGTTCCTGTATCGGGATTTCCATTTACGACCCCGTAGCACGGGTAGGGGGGTTACTTCACTTTATGCTCCCGGATTCGAAATTGGATCCCGAAAAGGCGCGCAAGAATCCTAACATGTTTGCGGATACGGGCATCCCCAATCTGTTCAAGTCCGCTTATAAACTGGGGGCGGCCAAGCAGAGGATGAAAGTCATCGTGGTCGGCGGCGCCCAGGTTCTTGACCAGAAGGGCTTTTTCAATATCGGAAAGAGAAATTATATGGCCGTTCGGAAGATGTTCTGGAAGAACAACGTGATGATCGACTATGAGAATGTGGGCGGAAACGTGAACCGGACCCTCAAATTGGCGGTCAAAGACGGGAAGGCCTGGCTGAAAGTATCGGGCGAGGGGGTTTTTGAG
- a CDS encoding protein phosphatase CheZ — translation MGTILMGNIGENQKGIAFQAQDIVRIIRSGDIQMVSSNEEPGVFLDIGGQMYPVREKMDKENLKPYFILHKSGDILNVEDYRLLFNARDLDGGDVEGVDVDGKAYRCMWYDGGPDPKNSISGLTLNQIEEKLRQVEDPLCELKDLKDMVLKLKQGEFYEALTMEFSGKIKEIAQELIEFRKDIQSRIEPGIVEIAARDIPEASYQLEGINQTLESSTMKIMDINEEQLEIANKRLERLTSLFSGNGGPPEAAEEALEILKEDIEILKRIGNLSMSMMEPLSFQDLVGQRIQRIIKLVKSMEARISDLVISFGIKIQKHRENPEKSYEDLKKDVEVYKSELKGPQLEGEGLKQEDIDELLATL, via the coding sequence ATGGGTACGATCTTGATGGGTAATATTGGGGAGAATCAAAAGGGCATAGCTTTCCAGGCGCAAGATATCGTCCGTATCATCCGGAGCGGGGACATCCAGATGGTTTCTTCCAATGAGGAGCCCGGGGTGTTTCTAGATATAGGGGGACAAATGTATCCGGTCAGGGAAAAGATGGATAAGGAAAATTTAAAGCCCTATTTTATCCTCCACAAGTCCGGGGATATACTTAATGTGGAGGATTACCGGCTTCTTTTCAACGCCAGGGACCTTGACGGAGGCGATGTCGAAGGTGTGGATGTGGATGGTAAGGCGTATCGTTGTATGTGGTATGACGGCGGGCCGGATCCTAAAAATTCGATTTCAGGGCTTACACTGAACCAGATCGAGGAGAAACTCAGGCAGGTTGAAGATCCCCTTTGTGAATTGAAAGATCTAAAAGACATGGTGTTGAAACTGAAGCAGGGGGAATTCTATGAGGCTTTAACCATGGAGTTCTCCGGTAAAATAAAGGAAATCGCTCAGGAGCTGATCGAATTCAGGAAGGATATCCAGAGCAGGATCGAGCCTGGCATCGTCGAAATAGCCGCCAGAGACATCCCGGAGGCCAGTTATCAACTCGAGGGGATCAATCAGACCCTTGAGTCCAGCACCATGAAGATCATGGATATCAATGAGGAACAACTGGAGATAGCGAACAAGCGGCTGGAGCGCCTTACTTCACTGTTTTCCGGGAATGGTGGACCACCCGAAGCGGCTGAGGAAGCCCTGGAGATCCTAAAGGAAGATATAGAAATCCTTAAAAGGATCGGAAACCTGTCCATGAGCATGATGGAACCTCTAAGCTTCCAGGATCTGGTGGGACAGCGGATTCAGCGTATCATCAAACTGGTCAAGTCCATGGAGGCGCGGATCAGTGACCTGGTTATCTCCTTTGGAATAAAAATTCAAAAGCACCGTGAAAATCCGGAAAAGAGTTACGAAGATCTAAAAAAGGACGTTGAAGTTTATAAGTCTGAATTGAAGGGCCCCCAACTTGAGGGGGAGGGTCTCAAGCAGGAAGATATCGACGAATTGCTTGCCACCCTGTAA
- a CDS encoding M23 family metallopeptidase → MKRAQMILVSNNGLGKVVSFCVNPWLVGCLVFLIGICICSVPLLEKKVINLVERLQVMEKKKRALESDIYRLEYVKRSLARFEEKEKFLRDYFGMEGFGFLEKAIGVGGDYSLAGPSDREAETNEAKAVKMKTDHSGALHSIPEDFKEKIETLIGNLEVMNRLAVKQVKIWDRTPSIFPVDLARPKISSGFGWRTNPFTERKEFHAGIDIIGPKGTKIIAPASGVVVARGYDRWLGNFLVLSHGNGLKTIYGHMEKIQVQKGMEVKRGDCLGLMGNTGLSTSRHLHYGVIAGERVVDPMQFILERGVS, encoded by the coding sequence ATGAAACGGGCACAAATGATTCTTGTTTCCAACAACGGGCTCGGAAAGGTCGTTTCCTTTTGTGTGAATCCCTGGCTGGTGGGGTGCCTGGTCTTTTTGATCGGGATTTGTATCTGTTCGGTTCCCCTCCTTGAAAAGAAGGTCATCAACCTTGTTGAAAGACTGCAGGTCATGGAGAAGAAAAAGAGGGCACTTGAGTCGGATATTTACCGCTTGGAATATGTCAAGAGATCCCTGGCACGCTTCGAAGAAAAAGAGAAGTTCCTGCGGGACTACTTCGGGATGGAAGGTTTCGGTTTTCTTGAAAAGGCCATCGGTGTAGGAGGGGATTACAGCCTCGCGGGGCCGAGTGATAGAGAGGCGGAAACGAATGAAGCCAAGGCGGTAAAGATGAAAACGGATCACTCTGGAGCCCTGCATTCGATCCCGGAGGATTTCAAGGAGAAAATCGAGACACTCATCGGTAACCTTGAGGTGATGAACCGTTTGGCGGTCAAACAGGTCAAGATCTGGGACAGGACCCCCAGCATCTTTCCCGTTGACCTGGCGCGTCCAAAGATTTCATCGGGATTTGGATGGAGGACGAATCCCTTTACTGAACGCAAAGAATTTCATGCAGGAATCGATATCATCGGACCGAAAGGGACGAAGATCATCGCACCTGCCTCCGGGGTGGTGGTGGCGAGAGGTTACGACCGATGGTTGGGCAATTTCCTTGTCCTTTCTCACGGAAATGGGCTGAAAACCATTTACGGTCACATGGAAAAGATCCAGGTCCAGAAAGGTATGGAGGTCAAACGGGGAGATTGCCTCGGGCTCATGGGGAACACAGGCCTCTCCACCAGCCGCCATCTTCATTACGGGGTGATCGCAGGTGAAAGGGTAGTGGATCCCATGCAGTTTATCCTGGAAAGAGGCGTGTCGTGA